The Kluyveromyces lactis strain NRRL Y-1140 chromosome D complete sequence genome has a window encoding:
- the RTG2 gene encoding Rtg2p (highly similar to uniprot|P32608 Saccharomyces cerevisiae YGL252C RTG2 Sensor of mitochondrial dysfunction regulates the subcellular location of Rtg1p and Rtg3p transcriptional activators of the retrograde (RTG) and TOR pathways Rtg2p is inhibited by the phosphorylated form of Mks1p) yields MSMISDSDNETEVVSRNLCGVVDIGSNGIRFSISSKASHHARIMPCVFKDRVGISLYEVQYAANSLIKAPIPTAVIHEVCSAMKRFKLICEDFGVPETGVRVVATEATREALNSQEFIDAIYDSTGWDVEILTKEEEGRIGAYGVISSFNTVSGLYIDLGGGSTQLSWIKCVNGEITQSSTPVSLPFGAGALTRRMKFESKHVLLQEIVDAYKSAVTKIGIPKEMYDEAQLNGGFDLYTCGGGLRGMGHLLLSQIKEYPIQTIINGFSCSFSEFSNMCDYLFLKERVPGESASKIFKVSDRRAKQLPAVGLLMAAASESLPKIKNVHFSEGGVREGTLYSILPREIRAQDPLVIATRPYAPLLVHKYLELLRTAIPTKEIPKIVYERIAPALCNLAFVHASYPKELQPTAALRVGTSGIIAGCHGLSHRSRALVGIALCNRWGGDIPEPEEVYKKLLEDIALRDGDKLERERTIWWTKYIGTIMYVICGVHPGGNIGDGVFHFSTSEKDESAIDLQMLSIDENLSGNGKPTPTGNPNKRIFEVVVKINRNDLKTIASVRQRIITLQKKIRKLSRGSSDKVKINVEFY; encoded by the coding sequence ATGTCAATGATATCTGATAGCGACAATGAAACTGAAGTTGTTTCACGCAATCTATGTGGTGTTGTGGACATAGGTTCCAATGGGATAAGGTTCAGTATTTCATCTAAAGCATCACATCATGCTAGGATAATGCCATGCGTTTTCAAAGATAGAGTAGGTATTTCTTTGTATGAAGTGCAATATGCTGCGAATTCGCTTATCAAGGCCCCTATTCCTACTGCGGTTATCCACGAAGTTTGTTCTGCTATGAAGAGATTTAAATTAATTTGTGAAGACTTTGGTGTTCCAGAAACAGGAGTCAGAGTAGTAGCTACAGAAGCTACTAGGGAAGCATTGAATTCTCAAGAGTTTATAGATGCTATTTATGACTCAACAGGTTGGGATGTGGAAATTTtgaccaaagaagaagaaggcaGGATTGGTGCTTACGGTGTCATATCGTCGTTCAATACTGTATCTGGGTTATACATAGACTTAGGAGGTGGTAGTACTCAACTATCTTGGATCAAATGTGTTAATGGGGAAATTACTCAATCATCTACCCCGGTTTCATTACCATTTGGGGCCGGTGCTCtgacaagaagaatgaaaTTCGAAAGCAAGCACGTCTTACTTCAGGAAATTGTGGATGCTTACAAGTCTGCAGTCACAAAGATTGGCATCCCCAAGGAGATGTACGATGAAGCACAGTTAAACGGCGGGTTCGATTTATATACATGCGGTGGTGGCTTGCGAGGGATGGGTCATCTTCTATTATCGCAGATCAAAGAATATCCTATTCAAACAATTATAAATGGATTTTCATGCAGTTTTAGCGAGTTCTCAAACATGTGTGACTACTTGTTTTTGAAGGAGAGAGTTCCAGGTGAATCGGCAAGTAAGATCTTTAAAGTCTCTGATAGAAGAGCCAAACAATTACCAGCTGTAGGCCTACTCATGGCAGCAGCTTCCGAGTCATTGCCCAAGATCAAAAACGTTCATTTCAGTGAAGGTGGTGTCAGAGAAGGTACTTTATACTCGATTCTTCCAAGGGAGATTAGAGCACAGGATCCACTTGTCATTGCAACCAGACCCTATGCTCCTTTGCTTGTTCACAAATATTTGGAACTATTAAGGACTGCTATACCTACTAAAGAGATTCCAAAGATAGTATACGAAAGAATAGCTCCTGCTCTTTGTAACCTCGCTTTCGTACACGCTTCATATCCAAAGGAACTACAACCGACCGCAGCACTACGTGTAGGTACATCTGGTATCATTGCTGGGTGTCATGGGCTATCTCACAGATCAAGAGCTTTGGTGGGAATAGCATTGTGCAATAGATGGGGTGGAGACATACCAGAACCTGAAGAAGTGTACAAAAAGCTATTGGAAGACATTGCACTAAGAGATGGTGACAAACTAGAACGTGAAAGGACAATATGGTGGACAAAATACATTGGCACTATCATGTATGTCATTTGTGGTGTTCACCCTGGTGGTAACATTGGAGATGGTGTCTTCCATTTCAGCACTTCGGAGAAAGATGAATCGGCTATTGATTTACAGATGCTATCTATAGATGAGAACCTTTCAGGAAACGGCAAGCCAACTCCAACAGGGAACCCGAACAAGAGGATATTCGAAGTTGTTGTCAAGATTAACAGAAACGATCTAAAGACTATTGCTTCTGTGAGGCAAAGAATCATCACGttgcaaaagaaaataagGAAATTATCCCGTGGTTCCAGCGACAAGGTTAAGATCAATGTAGAATTCTATTGA
- the PRE4 gene encoding proteasome core particle subunit beta 7 (highly similar to uniprot|P30657 Saccharomyces cerevisiae YFR050C PRE4 20S proteasome beta-type subunit) gives MNHDPFAWGRPSDEHYGAYNHAIAQASNNPKMNTQNPIITGTSVISIKYNNGVIVAADNLGAYGSLLRFTNEERLIKVGPNTVVGVSGDISDMQYIQHLLDEMEIENNYDSAYADNEEQLKPSFVFEYLSSVMYQRRSKLDPLWNAIIVGGTEDGKPFLRYVNLLGVTYSSPTLATGFGAHLALPLLRKLVDTEKDVEKVNLDVAKKAILEAMKILYYRDARSSRKFSLAIIDNELGLNIEKDLQVENMSWEFAKDIRGYGTQKV, from the coding sequence ATGAATCACGATCCATTTGCCTGGGGAAGGCCATCTGACGAACACTATGGCGCGTACAATCATGCCATTGCCCAAGCGTCAAATAATCCAAAGATGAATACTCAGAACCCTATTATTACCGGTACTTCTGTCATCAGTATTAAGTATAATAACGGTGTTATTGTTGCAGCTGATAATCTAGGTGCTTACGGTTCGTTATTACGTTTCACAAACGAGGAGAGATTGATCAAAGTGGGTCCCAACACGGTTGTTGGTGTATCCGGTGACATTTCCGATATGCAATACATTCAACATCTATTAGACGAGatggaaattgaaaacaattaCGATAGCGCATATGCGGATAATGAGGAGCAATTGAAACCAAGCTTCGTTTTTGAATATCTATCATCTGTGATGTACCAACGTAGATCCAAGTTAGATCCTTTATGGAATGCGATAATTGTAGGGGGCACAGAAGATGGAAAGCCATTTTTAAGATACGTTAACCTATTAGGTGTCACATACTCTTCGCCAACGTTGGCTACAGGGTTCGGTGCCCACTTGGCATTGCCCCTTTTAAGAAAGCTAGTAGACACCGAAAAGGACGTGGAAAAAGTGAATCTAGATGTTGCTAAGAAAGCTATCCTAGAGGcaatgaaaatattataCTACCGTGATGCCCGTAGTTCACGTAAGTTTTCATTGGCTATAATCGACAATGAACTGGGGCTCAATATCGAAAAGGACCTACAAGTAGAGAATATGTCTTGGGAATTCGCCAAAGACATCAGAGGATATGGTACCCAAAAGGTATAG